In Deltaproteobacteria bacterium, the genomic window CGGGAACCACGCGGTTCACCAGGCCGATCTCGTATGCGCGCTGGGCGGAGATCATGTCTCCGCACAGCGTGAGCTCCTTGGCGACGTTGCGGCCGACCAGGCGCGGCAGCCGCTGCGTGCCGCCGTACCCCGGAATGATCCCGAGGCCCACCTCCGGCTGCCCGAACCGCGCGGTGTCGGCGGCCAGCAGCATGTCGCACGCCATGGCGACCTCGCAGCCGCCCCCGAGGGCGAACCCGTTCACCACGCCGATGACCGGCTGCGGCATCCGCTCGATGAACTCGAGCACCCCCTGCCCGAGCATCGCGAAATCGAGCGCCTCGAGCGACGTGAAGTTCCTCATCTCGCCGATGTCCGCCCCCGCGATGAACGCCTTCTCGCCTGCCCCCGTGAGGAGGACCACGCCGACGTCCTCGCGCGCGGATACCTCCTCGAGGGCGGCTTTCAGCTCCCGGACGGTCGCCGGGTTGAGCGCGTTCAGGGATTTCGGACGGTTGAACGTGATCGTGGCGATCCGTTCCGAGACTTCGACCAGCAGGTTCGTGTAGGCCATCGTGTATCCCTCACGCCTTCTCGTAGGAGTAGAATCCGCGACCGGACTTCTTTCCCATGTACCCCGCCGCGACGTATTTCCGAAGCAGCGGGCATGGGCGGTATTTCGAATCCCCCAGCCCCTGGTGCAGGACATTCATGACCTCGAG contains:
- a CDS encoding enoyl-CoA hydratase/isomerase family protein, producing the protein MAYTNLLVEVSERIATITFNRPKSLNALNPATVRELKAALEEVSAREDVGVVLLTGAGEKAFIAGADIGEMRNFTSLEALDFAMLGQGVLEFIERMPQPVIGVVNGFALGGGCEVAMACDMLLAADTARFGQPEVGLGIIPGYGGTQRLPRLVGRNVAKELTLCGDMISAQRAYEIGLVNRVVPASELMGAARDVARKILSRGPVAVRMAKSAMNRGLDLDLGNACALEAGLFASGFSTADRAEGMAAFLEKRKPVFTGK